Proteins found in one Streptomyces sp. NBC_00461 genomic segment:
- a CDS encoding ABC transporter substrate-binding protein, whose translation MTSKAPRPRSIRSYSAAAVALVATTALLAGCGSSDGNKSSDPLQGGKSDGKTVVVGSNNFAESILIADIYGEALKAKGVKVTYKPNIGSRETTYGLLKNGSITVLPEYNGALLAYLDPKATPKTVEATTAAIEAKLDSKLTLLDPASAQDKDSVTVNKATADKYKLTSQSSIADLKDIAKDLTIGASPEFQTRQQGLVGLKSVYGLEFESFKPLDAGGPLTQAALKKNTVQAADLFTTDATIVKEKHVVLQDPKNLFGFENVQPLVYKSGLSSDGVAALNAVAAKLDTKSLLDLDSQVQLESKDPLDVAKAWLKTVGLG comes from the coding sequence GTGACTTCCAAAGCCCCACGCCCCAGGTCCATCAGGAGCTATTCCGCGGCGGCCGTCGCGCTCGTCGCGACCACGGCCCTGCTGGCGGGATGTGGCTCCTCCGACGGCAACAAGTCCTCCGACCCGCTCCAGGGAGGGAAGTCCGACGGCAAGACCGTGGTCGTCGGCTCGAACAACTTCGCCGAGAGCATCCTGATCGCCGACATCTATGGCGAGGCCCTGAAGGCCAAGGGTGTCAAGGTCACCTACAAGCCGAACATCGGCAGCCGTGAGACGACGTACGGGCTGCTGAAGAACGGCTCCATCACCGTGCTGCCCGAGTACAACGGCGCGCTGCTGGCCTACCTCGACCCCAAGGCGACGCCGAAGACGGTCGAGGCCACGACGGCCGCGATCGAGGCCAAGCTGGACTCCAAGCTGACGCTCCTCGACCCCGCGTCCGCGCAGGACAAGGACTCGGTCACGGTCAACAAGGCCACCGCCGACAAGTACAAGCTGACGTCCCAGTCCAGCATCGCGGACCTCAAGGACATCGCGAAGGACCTGACGATAGGTGCCTCGCCGGAGTTCCAGACCCGGCAGCAGGGCCTGGTGGGCCTGAAGTCGGTGTACGGCCTGGAGTTCGAGAGCTTCAAGCCGCTGGACGCGGGCGGTCCGCTGACCCAGGCGGCGCTGAAGAAGAACACGGTGCAGGCCGCGGACCTCTTCACCACCGACGCGACCATCGTCAAGGAGAAGCACGTCGTCCTCCAGGACCCGAAGAACCTCTTCGGCTTCGAGAACGTGCAGCCGCTGGTCTACAAGAGCGGCCTGTCCTCGGACGGCGTCGCCGCACTGAACGCGGTCGCGGCCAAGCTCGACACCAAGTCCCTGCTCGACCTGGACTCCCAGGTGCAGCTCGAGAGCAAGGACCCGCTGGACGTCGCCAAGGCCTGGCTGAAGACGGTCGGCCTCGGCTGA
- a CDS encoding GTP-binding protein has product MAGSDAITRAAPDTVKILIAGGFGVGKTTMVGSVSEIAPLRTEERLTAAGLGVDDLDGIEEKQATTVALDFGRITVSRDLVLYLFGTPGQQRFWFMWNDLALGALGAVVLIDVRRPDTSFAAIDFFERRGIPFVVGVNGFYGEHPYPPDEIREALALPDHVQVLLCDARERASSRDVLIALIDQLIAAQQG; this is encoded by the coding sequence TTGGCCGGCTCTGACGCCATCACCCGGGCGGCGCCCGACACGGTGAAGATACTGATCGCCGGGGGCTTCGGCGTCGGCAAGACCACCATGGTCGGCTCGGTCAGCGAGATCGCCCCGCTGCGCACGGAGGAACGCCTGACCGCGGCCGGCCTGGGCGTCGACGACCTCGACGGCATCGAGGAGAAGCAGGCCACCACCGTGGCCCTGGACTTCGGCCGCATCACCGTCAGCCGCGACCTGGTCCTCTATCTCTTCGGCACCCCCGGCCAGCAGCGCTTCTGGTTCATGTGGAACGACCTCGCCCTGGGTGCGCTGGGCGCGGTCGTCCTCATCGACGTCCGCCGCCCGGACACCAGCTTCGCCGCCATCGACTTCTTCGAACGCCGGGGCATCCCCTTCGTCGTCGGCGTCAACGGCTTCTACGGCGAGCACCCCTACCCGCCCGACGAGATCCGCGAGGCCCTCGCCCTCCCGGACCACGTCCAGGTCCTGCTGTGCGACGCCCGCGAGCGGGCGTCGTCGCGGGACGTACTCATCGCGCTGATCGACCAGTTGATCGCAGCCCAACAGGGCTGA
- a CDS encoding DUF742 domain-containing protein, whose product MSSGDTAGRLVRLFALTGGRTRPSRADFTLITTVTAVDPPPTRATRPQPEHQRILRRCAEPIAVAELAALLDLPVSVVVIMLCDLLETGRITARAPHPVSCNPDPDLLQKVRDGLGRL is encoded by the coding sequence GTGAGCTCAGGCGACACGGCAGGCCGTCTCGTACGACTGTTCGCACTGACCGGCGGACGGACCCGGCCCAGCCGCGCCGACTTCACGCTCATCACGACGGTGACCGCGGTGGACCCGCCGCCGACCCGGGCCACCCGGCCGCAGCCCGAGCACCAGCGCATCCTGCGCCGCTGCGCCGAGCCGATCGCCGTCGCGGAACTCGCCGCGCTGCTGGACCTGCCGGTGAGCGTGGTGGTGATCATGCTCTGCGATCTCCTGGAGACGGGCCGCATCACCGCCCGCGCTCCGCACCCCGTCTCCTGCAACCCGGATCCGGACCTGCTGCAGAAAGTGAGGGACGGCCTTGGCCGGCTCTGA
- a CDS encoding roadblock/LC7 domain-containing protein: MTRPIPATHTQLDQLLTGLVERVAEVNHAVVLSEDGLVVSRSTGFLRDDAERLAATASGLMSLSKGVSMDFRGGPVRQALIEMAHGYLILTSAGPGAHLVVLTSQGADVGVVAYQMNMLVKKIGEHLSAAPRAGLGPTAEPGA, from the coding sequence ATGACACGCCCCATCCCCGCCACCCATACCCAGCTCGACCAGCTGCTGACCGGACTCGTGGAGCGGGTCGCCGAGGTGAACCACGCCGTCGTGCTCTCCGAGGACGGCCTGGTCGTCAGCAGGTCCACCGGGTTCCTGCGCGACGACGCCGAGCGGCTGGCGGCCACCGCGTCAGGGCTGATGAGCCTGAGCAAGGGCGTCAGCATGGACTTCCGCGGCGGCCCGGTGCGCCAGGCGCTGATCGAGATGGCGCACGGCTATCTGATACTGACGTCGGCCGGCCCGGGTGCCCACCTTGTCGTCCTCACCAGCCAGGGCGCGGACGTGGGCGTGGTGGCGTACCAGATGAACATGCTGGTGAAGAAGATCGGCGAGCACCTCAGCGCGGCGCCGCGGGCGGGCCTCGGCCCGACCGCCGAACCCGGCGCGTGA
- a CDS encoding nitrate- and nitrite sensing domain-containing protein produces the protein MSERTGARRRLGSIRLSLILLALVPSVTLVALWGITTKQMFDEGLRLRGQTQLSRSTGAMGTDATLALQQERTLSAAWLADPHGSRAALEAQRKETDKAVAKLVGQSDAIDKAPARISDRLYSVVGSVGSLEYFRGQVDNPTDITAAQALDQYSSIIDDQIHAFQELSQVDDGDLTSQAGPLVALEHAAELVSQEDAQLTMAWPSGHLSEEEWNAFAELVDARRWLVRDQIVPALSGSAKTQTVRILQSPEWQTLQGIEDQVLASRPSAADGKAALPDARRRTAWAGAFDKIGDRYTRLIDSQTSGLLDQSADKADNLLLTAASLSAGGLIALLLCVGMSWRITRSLSRRLRGLREATLSLAEERLPDVVARLDRGETIDADLAAPPLDYGGDELGQVARAFNKAQRTAVHTAVELADTRRGFQKVILGIARQSQNLINLQLTKLDALERRHSDPDVLSGLYELDSTASQLRRYEENLVIISGEQPRRSWREPVALVDILRSAVGEVAEYQRVEVHTDEDVCLAPPAVADVIHLLAELIDNATVYSPAPAPVAVRAALVAKGLAVEVEDRGLGMSEEDYASFNAQLAVEPQFDVVALADDLRLGMFVIARLATRHGIAVTLRPSAYGGTTAIVLLPHEIVVRESSATGDSSDPAEPATGEKPTEPVREPGPAAPARTVPTPTPALASSARREGVTPLPRRVPQTSLAAELREEPAGDEHDGHAEEFTAERAAASLAGFQRGTLRARDDDADTQYDQYDQEGAPVSREPDAQLPTEGTTSPALNCARAGGPPSSTPPADR, from the coding sequence ATGTCTGAACGGACAGGTGCCCGGCGCCGTCTCGGCTCCATACGTCTCTCCCTGATCCTGCTGGCCCTGGTGCCCAGCGTCACCCTCGTCGCCCTGTGGGGCATCACGACCAAGCAGATGTTCGACGAGGGGCTACGGCTGCGTGGGCAGACCCAGCTGAGCCGTTCGACCGGCGCCATGGGCACCGACGCGACGCTCGCGCTGCAGCAGGAGCGCACCCTGTCGGCGGCCTGGCTGGCCGACCCGCACGGCTCCCGGGCGGCGCTGGAGGCACAGCGCAAGGAGACCGACAAGGCGGTCGCGAAGCTGGTCGGGCAGTCCGACGCGATCGACAAGGCACCCGCGCGCATCTCGGACCGGCTGTACTCGGTCGTCGGTTCCGTGGGCAGCCTGGAGTACTTCCGGGGCCAGGTGGACAACCCCACCGATATCACCGCCGCGCAGGCGCTGGACCAGTACAGCTCGATCATCGACGACCAGATCCACGCCTTCCAGGAGCTCTCCCAGGTCGACGACGGCGACCTCACCTCGCAGGCCGGCCCGCTGGTCGCCCTGGAGCACGCGGCTGAGCTGGTCTCCCAGGAGGACGCGCAGCTCACCATGGCCTGGCCGTCCGGGCATCTGAGCGAGGAGGAGTGGAACGCGTTCGCCGAGCTGGTCGACGCCCGGCGCTGGCTCGTCCGGGACCAGATCGTCCCCGCGCTGAGCGGCAGCGCCAAGACACAGACCGTGCGGATTCTGCAGAGCCCCGAGTGGCAGACCCTCCAGGGCATCGAGGACCAGGTGCTCGCGTCCCGGCCGTCCGCCGCCGACGGGAAGGCCGCGCTGCCCGACGCGCGGAGGCGCACGGCGTGGGCCGGCGCGTTCGACAAGATCGGCGACCGGTACACGCGGCTGATCGACAGCCAGACGTCCGGCCTGCTCGACCAGAGCGCCGACAAGGCCGACAACCTGCTGCTCACCGCCGCCTCGCTCAGCGCGGGCGGGCTGATCGCCCTGCTGCTGTGCGTGGGCATGTCCTGGCGGATCACCCGCTCCCTGTCCCGGCGGCTGCGTGGCCTCAGGGAGGCCACCCTGAGCCTGGCCGAGGAACGGCTGCCGGACGTCGTGGCCCGCCTCGACCGGGGCGAGACGATCGACGCGGACCTCGCGGCCCCGCCGCTGGACTACGGCGGTGACGAACTCGGCCAGGTGGCACGGGCGTTCAACAAGGCGCAGCGCACGGCGGTGCACACCGCGGTCGAACTCGCCGACACCCGGCGCGGTTTCCAGAAGGTCATCCTCGGCATCGCCCGGCAGAGCCAGAACCTGATCAACCTGCAGCTCACCAAGCTCGACGCGCTGGAGCGCCGGCACTCCGACCCGGACGTCCTGAGCGGCCTGTACGAACTGGACTCCACGGCCAGCCAGTTGCGCCGCTACGAGGAGAACCTGGTCATCATCAGCGGCGAGCAGCCCAGGCGCAGCTGGCGTGAGCCGGTCGCGCTGGTCGACATCCTGCGCAGCGCCGTCGGCGAGGTCGCCGAGTACCAGCGGGTCGAGGTGCACACCGACGAGGACGTGTGTCTGGCGCCGCCCGCGGTGGCCGACGTGATCCACCTGCTGGCCGAGCTGATCGACAACGCGACCGTGTACTCGCCCGCGCCGGCCCCCGTCGCGGTGCGCGCCGCACTGGTGGCCAAGGGCCTGGCCGTGGAGGTCGAGGACCGCGGTCTCGGCATGTCGGAGGAGGACTACGCCTCCTTCAACGCCCAGTTGGCGGTGGAGCCGCAGTTCGACGTGGTGGCGCTGGCCGACGACCTCAGGCTCGGCATGTTCGTGATCGCCCGTCTCGCCACCCGGCACGGCATCGCGGTCACCCTGCGCCCGTCGGCGTACGGCGGAACGACGGCGATCGTGCTGCTCCCGCACGAGATCGTCGTACGGGAGTCGTCGGCGACCGGCGACTCCTCCGATCCGGCGGAGCCGGCCACCGGGGAGAAGCCCACGGAGCCCGTGCGGGAGCCGGGCCCAGCCGCCCCCGCCCGCACCGTCCCCACACCCACCCCCGCCCTCGCGTCCTCCGCCCGGCGCGAAGGTGTCACCCCGCTCCCGCGCCGCGTGCCCCAGACCAGTCTGGCCGCCGAGCTGCGCGAGGAACCCGCCGGTGACGAACACGACGGCCACGCCGAGGAGTTCACCGCGGAGCGGGCCGCTGCCTCGCTCGCCGGTTTCCAGCGGGGCACGCTCCGGGCGCGCGACGACGACGCAGACACGCAGTACGACCAGTACGACCAGGAGGGCGCACCCGTGTCTCGGGAACCGGATGCGCAGCTCCCCACCGAAGGCACCACCTCCCCCGCTCTGAACTGCGCCAGAGCGGGGGGACCCCCGTCCTCGACACCGCCCGCCGACCGCTGA
- a CDS encoding substrate-binding domain-containing protein: MNTPPPPPLPRRRARVAALAAVVCLLAAGCSGSGGSDSTADTVGKAGGGGGRLKVALVTHASDGDTFWNLVRKGAEAAAAKDDIDLTYANDPDSAGQAELVRDAVRQKVDGIALTLAKPQAMKGPVAAAKAAGIPVVGLNSGIGSWQSEGILEFFGEDESLAGRAVGDKLDGLKARHALCVIHERGNVALEARCAGVKKTFDGTTENLYVEGTDANATGAAITARLRQDPTIDEVVTLGAPFALTAVKSVKQSGSRARVATFDLNQDLVKAVESGDVQFAVDQQPYLQGYLAVDALWLYRTNGNISGGGVSPVLTGPAFVTRTNVDSVARFAARGTR; encoded by the coding sequence ATGAACACTCCTCCCCCACCTCCGCTCCCCCGCAGACGCGCGCGCGTCGCCGCCCTGGCCGCGGTCGTCTGTCTGCTCGCGGCCGGCTGCTCCGGATCCGGTGGCAGCGACTCCACCGCGGACACCGTCGGCAAGGCGGGAGGCGGCGGCGGCCGTCTCAAGGTCGCCCTGGTCACGCACGCCTCGGACGGCGACACCTTCTGGAACCTGGTGCGCAAGGGCGCCGAGGCGGCCGCCGCGAAGGACGACATCGATCTGACGTATGCCAACGACCCCGACTCGGCGGGGCAGGCCGAGCTGGTGCGGGACGCGGTCCGGCAGAAGGTCGACGGCATCGCGCTGACCCTCGCCAAGCCGCAGGCGATGAAGGGTCCGGTGGCTGCGGCCAAGGCGGCGGGCATACCCGTGGTCGGCCTCAACTCGGGCATCGGCTCCTGGCAGTCCGAGGGGATCCTGGAGTTCTTCGGCGAGGACGAGAGCCTGGCCGGGCGGGCGGTCGGCGACAAGCTGGACGGCCTCAAGGCCCGGCACGCGCTGTGCGTCATCCACGAACGCGGCAACGTCGCCCTGGAGGCCCGCTGCGCCGGTGTGAAGAAGACCTTCGACGGCACCACCGAGAACCTCTACGTCGAGGGCACCGACGCGAACGCGACCGGCGCCGCGATCACCGCCAGGTTGCGGCAGGACCCGACGATCGACGAAGTGGTCACGCTGGGCGCCCCGTTCGCGCTGACCGCGGTGAAGTCGGTGAAGCAGTCCGGCAGCCGGGCCCGGGTCGCCACCTTCGATCTGAACCAGGACCTGGTGAAGGCGGTCGAGAGCGGTGACGTGCAGTTCGCGGTCGATCAACAGCCGTATCTGCAGGGCTACCTCGCGGTGGACGCGCTGTGGCTGTACCGGACCAACGGCAACATCAGCGGCGGCGGTGTGTCCCCCGTGCTCACCGGCCCGGCCTTCGTGACCAGGACGAACGTGGACTCCGTGGCCAGGTTCGCGGCACGCGGCACACGCTGA
- a CDS encoding MFS transporter: MTAERVLTPAPTAYRWRWPALVALLLGEAMNLLDATIVQVAAPAIHADLGGSVSAVQWFTTAYTLPFAVLLITGGRLGDIAGRKRLFVLGVTGFMLASAACAAAPSVGALIAFRVVQGAAAAVIIPQTIGLIKAMFAGPEMSRALGGIGPVMGLAAVCGPVLGGVLTHADLFGSSWRAAFLVNVPVSLAVLVISPRLLESRAPRRPALDVTGTLLAMTGVGLVVYPLIGADLSALPGRSWGLVAAGLCLMSLFTVHQRREAAAGRSPLVEPSLFAHRGFPAALVTSTSFFAVTNGLMTVIVLQLQLGLGADVLTAGLTLAPWSVGLAVGSWTAGAYLVGRYGARLMSVGLALLLLGALSAIAVYGTADAASYPTLLLPALAVVGLGVGLFTPAFFTLALKPLQPQEIGSAAGLLNAVQQVGATLGVAVLGSVYLSNARPDDASSALHAVRAAIWVAVALVTVSYAASRAMGGRRRG; encoded by the coding sequence ATGACTGCTGAGCGTGTGCTGACGCCGGCCCCCACGGCGTACCGGTGGCGGTGGCCGGCGCTCGTGGCCCTGCTGCTCGGTGAGGCGATGAACCTGCTGGACGCGACCATTGTGCAGGTCGCCGCGCCGGCGATCCATGCCGATCTGGGCGGGTCGGTGTCCGCCGTCCAGTGGTTCACGACCGCGTACACCCTGCCGTTCGCGGTGCTGCTGATCACCGGTGGCCGGCTGGGGGACATCGCCGGCCGCAAGAGACTGTTCGTCCTCGGCGTCACGGGATTCATGCTCGCGTCAGCCGCGTGTGCCGCGGCGCCGTCGGTGGGAGCGCTGATCGCCTTCCGGGTGGTGCAGGGCGCGGCGGCGGCCGTGATCATTCCCCAGACCATCGGCCTGATCAAGGCGATGTTCGCCGGACCCGAGATGTCCAGGGCGCTCGGCGGCATCGGGCCCGTCATGGGTCTCGCCGCGGTCTGCGGACCGGTGCTCGGCGGTGTGCTCACCCACGCCGACCTGTTCGGCTCCTCATGGCGCGCGGCGTTCCTGGTGAACGTCCCCGTCTCGCTCGCCGTGCTCGTGATCTCGCCCAGGCTGTTGGAGAGCCGCGCGCCGCGGCGGCCGGCCCTCGACGTGACCGGCACGCTCCTGGCCATGACCGGCGTCGGGCTCGTCGTGTACCCGCTGATCGGTGCGGACCTCTCGGCGCTGCCGGGGCGGAGCTGGGGGCTCGTCGCCGCCGGGCTGTGCCTGATGTCGCTGTTCACGGTGCACCAGCGCAGGGAGGCCGCCGCCGGGCGCAGCCCACTGGTGGAGCCGAGCCTGTTCGCCCACCGGGGCTTCCCGGCCGCGTTGGTGACGTCCACGTCCTTCTTCGCCGTCACCAACGGCCTGATGACGGTCATCGTGCTCCAGCTCCAACTGGGCCTGGGCGCCGATGTGTTGACGGCGGGCCTGACGCTGGCTCCCTGGTCGGTGGGCCTGGCGGTCGGGTCCTGGACGGCCGGCGCGTACCTGGTCGGGCGGTACGGGGCGCGCCTGATGTCCGTCGGCCTCGCGCTGCTGCTGCTGGGCGCCCTGTCGGCGATCGCGGTGTACGGCACGGCGGATGCGGCCTCCTATCCGACACTGCTGCTGCCCGCCCTCGCCGTCGTCGGACTCGGCGTGGGCCTGTTCACCCCCGCCTTCTTCACCCTCGCCCTGAAGCCGCTCCAGCCCCAGGAGATCGGCTCGGCAGCGGGCCTGCTGAACGCGGTCCAGCAGGTGGGCGCCACGCTGGGGGTCGCCGTCCTGGGCAGCGTCTACCTGAGCAACGCCCGGCCGGACGACGCGTCATCGGCCCTCCACGCGGTCCGGGCGGCGATCTGGGTGGCGGTCGCACTGGTGACGGTCAGCTATGCGGCCAGCCGTGCGATGGGCGGACGCCGGAGGGGCTGA
- a CDS encoding Lrp/AsnC family transcriptional regulator, with translation MLDDLDRALIHALHIDGRAPFSRIATALDVSPQTVARRYRRLRTEASLRVVGLPDPDRAGRTQWLVRLTVAAGSAQDVAQALVRRRDTSWVKLTSGGTEIVSVIHTPTDSTAGNSLLLHDIPRTVSITAVSAHCLLHTYLGGPTNWRRSTNALDERQQRVLREHEAADTSHVPVPRQLCDQDGDLLLALQRDGRATHAELAGATGWSPGTVARRLADLRAGGAIFYDVEVDAGRFGANTRALLWMSTSPARLEHVATTLAGHDELAFVAATTGPANLVAQALCRDPKDLHHYLTRRLGSLDAIHTLETSPVLQNLKAASPIMTDLSRLRRPAGRQRTWQ, from the coding sequence ATGCTGGACGACCTGGACCGCGCGCTGATCCACGCGCTGCACATCGACGGCCGCGCGCCCTTCAGCCGGATCGCCACCGCGCTCGACGTCTCGCCGCAGACGGTCGCCCGACGGTACCGGCGGCTGCGTACGGAGGCGTCGTTGCGGGTCGTGGGGCTGCCGGACCCGGATCGGGCGGGGCGGACGCAGTGGCTCGTCCGGCTCACCGTGGCGGCAGGTTCCGCACAGGACGTGGCGCAGGCCCTGGTGCGCCGTCGGGACACCTCGTGGGTGAAGCTCACCTCCGGCGGTACGGAGATCGTGTCGGTCATCCACACGCCGACGGACTCGACGGCGGGCAACTCCCTTCTCCTGCACGACATTCCACGCACCGTCAGCATCACCGCGGTGTCCGCGCACTGTCTGCTGCACACCTATCTGGGCGGTCCGACGAACTGGCGCCGGAGCACGAACGCGCTGGACGAACGACAGCAGCGTGTCCTGCGCGAACACGAGGCCGCGGACACGTCGCATGTGCCGGTGCCGCGCCAACTCTGCGACCAGGACGGCGACTTGCTGCTGGCCCTGCAGAGGGACGGGCGGGCCACGCACGCCGAGCTGGCGGGGGCGACGGGCTGGTCCCCGGGGACCGTGGCACGCCGACTGGCGGATCTGCGCGCGGGTGGCGCGATCTTCTACGACGTCGAGGTCGACGCGGGCCGTTTTGGCGCGAACACGCGGGCACTGCTGTGGATGTCGACGAGCCCGGCCCGTCTGGAACACGTGGCGACGACGCTCGCGGGCCACGACGAACTGGCCTTCGTCGCGGCCACCACGGGCCCCGCCAACCTGGTCGCCCAGGCCCTCTGCCGCGACCCCAAGGACCTGCACCACTATCTGACCCGCCGCCTCGGCTCCCTGGACGCCATCCACACCCTGGAGACCAGCCCGGTCCTGCAGAACCTCAAGGCGGCCAGCCCGATCATGACGGACCTGTCCCGCCTGCGGCGCCCCGCCGGGAGGCAGCGCACGTGGCAGTGA
- a CDS encoding DUF6114 domain-containing protein: protein MSGSPKQGVRPAFRQWRARRPFPGGLLLALGGAEILLTEKASLKVIMHIGMQGLAGYLLPTVMLLCGLLILFSPAQRLFYSIIGVLCSLGSWLTSNLGGFFIGLLLGVVGSCLAFGWLPNQEPRRGRRQRRKEARAAKNVPEAVQP, encoded by the coding sequence ATGTCGGGCTCCCCGAAACAAGGCGTGCGGCCCGCTTTCCGTCAGTGGCGGGCCCGCCGTCCGTTCCCGGGCGGGCTGCTGCTCGCCCTGGGTGGAGCGGAGATCCTGCTCACCGAGAAGGCCTCACTGAAGGTCATCATGCACATCGGCATGCAGGGCCTGGCCGGCTATCTGCTGCCCACCGTCATGCTGCTGTGCGGCCTGCTGATCCTCTTCAGCCCGGCCCAACGCCTGTTCTACTCGATCATCGGTGTCCTGTGCTCCCTGGGCAGCTGGCTCACCTCGAACCTCGGCGGCTTCTTCATCGGCCTGCTCCTGGGAGTCGTCGGCAGCTGCCTCGCGTTCGGCTGGCTGCCGAACCAGGAGCCGCGCCGCGGCCGACGGCAACGGCGGAAGGAAGCGCGGGCGGCGAAGAACGTACCGGAAGCGGTACAGCCGTAG
- a CDS encoding DUF6230 family protein, whose protein sequence is MASSSDVTSSADHTPGNPESGSAPEPARRGRVRLRRAAVMAVPAVTVAAGLAIMTAEGALGVQFSISGMPFTVTAKSLDGTGFEQFGDLDSMIPDSPNAGDTGGQVLIVTSAIKNATLDSLCQSVDLGGTNLLIKAGSGSSKVKATNLTTDSTELSGDASFNNIEIGNDASTLTKAGVKGKEGVFSQQADTVHIDNLRQTNYATTAAVFKLPGLKLSFSDSGC, encoded by the coding sequence ATGGCCTCGTCCTCGGACGTCACCTCGTCCGCCGACCACACCCCGGGGAATCCCGAAAGCGGTTCCGCACCCGAGCCCGCGAGACGCGGGCGGGTCCGGCTGCGCCGCGCCGCCGTGATGGCCGTGCCGGCCGTCACGGTCGCCGCCGGCCTCGCGATCATGACCGCCGAGGGCGCGCTGGGCGTGCAGTTCTCGATCTCCGGCATGCCGTTCACGGTCACCGCCAAGTCGCTCGACGGCACCGGATTCGAGCAGTTCGGCGACCTCGACAGCATGATCCCGGACAGCCCGAACGCGGGCGACACCGGTGGTCAGGTGCTGATCGTCACCTCCGCCATCAAGAACGCGACGCTGGACAGCCTGTGCCAGAGCGTCGACCTGGGCGGCACCAACCTGCTCATCAAGGCGGGCAGCGGCTCGTCGAAGGTCAAGGCGACCAACCTGACCACCGACTCGACCGAGCTGTCGGGCGACGCGTCCTTCAACAACATCGAGATCGGCAACGACGCCAGCACGCTCACCAAGGCCGGGGTCAAGGGCAAGGAGGGCGTCTTCAGCCAGCAGGCCGACACCGTGCACATCGACAACCTGCGGCAGACCAACTACGCGACCACCGCCGCTGTGTTCAAGCTTCCGGGCCTGAAACTCAGCTTCAGCGACTCGGGTTGCTGA
- a CDS encoding Tat pathway signal sequence domain protein, translating into MRTRTLITLVGAVAALSIPAALPASAADTAVLTTGSAGGTAAAVGDVLTAPLAGGTSATLYSSATGTSGVKCASSTFTATVADNPAAPGTATETVSGQTFDSSSCTSNVVGVLGVKSISVDNLPYTTAVASDGAITVTPASGSTIQTTVKLTTLLGSITCVYQAPSLTGTASNDDNSINFTSQHFTKTSGSSLCFSNGYFTAKYAPVTDNGAAVYVN; encoded by the coding sequence ATGCGTACTCGCACCCTCATCACCCTCGTCGGCGCTGTCGCCGCCCTCTCGATCCCCGCGGCCCTGCCCGCCTCGGCGGCCGACACCGCGGTCCTCACCACCGGTTCGGCCGGCGGCACCGCCGCCGCGGTCGGCGACGTCCTCACCGCGCCGCTGGCCGGCGGCACCAGCGCCACCCTCTACTCCAGCGCGACCGGCACCAGCGGCGTCAAGTGCGCCTCGTCGACGTTCACCGCGACCGTCGCCGACAACCCCGCCGCGCCGGGCACGGCCACCGAGACGGTCAGCGGGCAGACCTTCGACAGCAGCAGCTGCACCAGCAACGTCGTCGGCGTGCTCGGCGTCAAGAGCATCTCGGTCGACAACCTGCCGTACACCACCGCCGTGGCCTCCGACGGTGCCATCACCGTGACCCCGGCCAGCGGCTCCACCATCCAGACCACGGTCAAGCTGACCACCCTGCTGGGCAGCATCACCTGCGTCTACCAGGCCCCCAGCCTGACCGGCACGGCGAGCAACGACGACAACAGCATCAACTTCACCAGCCAGCACTTCACCAAGACGTCCGGCTCGTCGCTCTGCTTCAGCAACGGCTACTTCACCGCCAAGTACGCCCCGGTGACGGACAACGGCGCGGCCGTCTACGTCAACTGA